The Paraburkholderia megapolitana genomic sequence ATATCTTCGAGCGCATCGCGCTACTCGACGCCGGCCGAGAACCGGTCGAGGCCGTGCCGCGCATCGATCCGTTCACGCGCCTCGGCCTGTCGCTCTTCTCGTTCTTCGAGCATCTGTCGGGCGGCATCGCGATGTTCGGTCGTGTCGTACTCGACCTGCTGGCCATCGCGCGCAATCCGAAGATCACGCCGTGGACCGAAATTTCCGCGAACGTCTATGGCGCCGGCACGAAGGCGCTGCCGATCACCGCGCTCGTCGCGTTCCTGATCGGCATCGTGCTGAGCTATCTGTCCGCGCAGCAGTTGCGGCTGTTCGGCGCGAACCAGTACATCGTGAACATTCTCGGGCTGTCGGTGATCCGCGAACTGGGGCCGGTGCTGTCGGCTATTCTCGTCGCCGGGCGCTCGGGCTCGGCGATCACCGCGCAGATCGGCGTGATGCGCGTCACAGAAGAGCTCGACGCGATGCGCGTGATGGGCATCCCGCACGGTCTGCGGCTGATCCTGCCGCGCGTCGTCGCGCTCGCTGTCGCGATGCCGCTGCTCGTGATGTGGACCAACATCATCGCGCTCACCGGCGGCGCGCTCGCCGCGAAAATCGTGCTCGGCATCGACATGTCGTATTTCGTGCGCGCGCTGCCGGGTGTCGTACCGGTCGCGAACCTGTGGATCGGCCTCGGCAAGGGCGTCGTGTTCGGCATGTTGATCGCGATTGTCGGTTGTCATTTTGGCTTTCGCATCAAGGCGAACTCGCAGAGTCTCGGCGAGGGGACGACGACTTCGGTCGTGTCGTCGATCACGGTCGTGATTCTCGCGGATGCGGTGTTCGCGATCCTGTTCCAGAACGTGGGGCTCGGATGATCGCGCCACTCACTTCCGCCGTGCGCGGCCAGCCGCTACCCTCGATCGCCGAACCGGTGATCGAGGTGCGCGACCTCACCAAGCGCTACGGCCGCAACATCGTCCACCAGCATCTGAACTTCGACGTGAAGCGCGGCGAGATCGTATCGATCGTCGGTGGCTCGGGCTCGGGCAAGACCACGCTCGTGCGGCAGATCCTCGGGCTCGAGCGGCCTTCGTCGGGGACCATCCTGGTGTTCGGCGAAGACACCTCGAAGATCGACCCCGAGGCCGCCCACCTGATGCGCAGCCGCTCCGGCATGCTGTTCCAGCAGGGCGCGCTGTTCTCGTCGCTGTCGGTGTTCGACAACATCGCGCAACCGCTGCGCGAACTCGGCAAGATTCCCGACGACCTGCTGCGCGATATCGTGATGCTCAAGCTCGAGATGGTCGGTCTGCCGTGCAAGCACGCATCGAAGATGCCGGCCGCGCTGTCGGGCGGCATGATCAAGCGCGTCGGCATTGCGCGCGCCATCGCGCTCGAACCCGAGTTGCTGTTTCTCGACGAACCGACCGCCGGGCTCGATCCGCGTGCCTCCGACGAATTCGTCGAACTGATCAGCACGCTGCATCGCGCGCTCGGTCTCACGGTCGTGATGGTGACGCACGATCTCGATACGATGGTCGCGTTGTCGACCCGCGTGGCGGTGCTCGCGGACCGCAAGGTGCTCGTCGCCGCGCCCGTCGAAGAAGCCGCGAACG encodes the following:
- a CDS encoding MlaE family ABC transporter permease → MNFDTPPGLDITAGNQGKVVRLSGQWTALALARSRSHVVPRLRALAGSAERVVQWDLSRVERLDHVGGQALWRIWGHRLPPELAELNDTQRDIFERIALLDAGREPVEAVPRIDPFTRLGLSLFSFFEHLSGGIAMFGRVVLDLLAIARNPKITPWTEISANVYGAGTKALPITALVAFLIGIVLSYLSAQQLRLFGANQYIVNILGLSVIRELGPVLSAILVAGRSGSAITAQIGVMRVTEELDAMRVMGIPHGLRLILPRVVALAVAMPLLVMWTNIIALTGGALAAKIVLGIDMSYFVRALPGVVPVANLWIGLGKGVVFGMLIAIVGCHFGFRIKANSQSLGEGTTTSVVSSITVVILADAVFAILFQNVGLG
- a CDS encoding ABC transporter ATP-binding protein, giving the protein MIAPLTSAVRGQPLPSIAEPVIEVRDLTKRYGRNIVHQHLNFDVKRGEIVSIVGGSGSGKTTLVRQILGLERPSSGTILVFGEDTSKIDPEAAHLMRSRSGMLFQQGALFSSLSVFDNIAQPLRELGKIPDDLLRDIVMLKLEMVGLPCKHASKMPAALSGGMIKRVGIARAIALEPELLFLDEPTAGLDPRASDEFVELISTLHRALGLTVVMVTHDLDTMVALSTRVAVLADRKVLVAAPVEEAANVDHPFIREYFLGLRGRRALQALPPERRAKLPPAALEPASSELPL